TTCACATTGCTCCGACTTCGAGCAGTCACGGCAGCGTGGTTAGTCGGGCTGGGCGTTGCAAGCTTTCACCTTACCCTTTATCTTTGGCCACGGACGGGCGCTTCCACCGTGGGCGCTGGCTGGGCGTCCCGCGGGTCTGTGTTGGCCATCATGTATTTCGTGGGTGTTGTCGTCTGCATTCAGTTTGAACGCGCCGCCCGCCGTGAATTTATGTTCAGGCGGACATTGCGCGCAGCAAACGCACGCGTTCAGGCGGCGTCCTCCGCTGTCAAACGGCAGAATGAACGCATGAAAGAGCTGGTCAGAGAGAAGGAACGGTTCTTTTCATCGGCCTATCACGACATCCAGCAGCCGCTCGCCGCAATCAACCTCTTCATCCGCAGCGCGCGGACAAAGCTCGAAGCTGGTCATGCCGCAACGCATGATCTCGACGTCATCGAGGAGACGGCAGGCGACATCCTCGACATGTTCAAGAACATTCAGGACTACAGCGAACTAGGTTCGTACGTTCCGAGCCTGTCGCCGATCGATACACAAGCCGTGCTGGCCGATGTTTTCGAACAATATCTTGAACCGGCCAGATCGCAGGGCATTGAAATCAGAAGCGCGATGCGCTTGCGCCGCCCGCCGCCCATTGAAAGCGACCGCTCGCTGTTCAAGCGGGTATTGTCCAACCTCGTATCGAACGCGATCAAGAACACCCGCACGGGAGGCGTCGTTATCGGGTGGGTGGAGGTCGGCGAACGGCTTCGCATCGACGTCTGGGATACGGGCGGCGGTATCTCGCCCGCCCATCGGGATGCGATATTCGCCGAGTACTACCAGATTGACAACCCGGGCCGCGATCGCTCGAAAGGCTTGGGGCTCGGGCTGTCCATCGTCCAACGGGTCATTGGGATTCTGCCGGGGCACAGCTTGAGGTTCTATTCGGTCGAAGGTCGCGGGTCGCACTTTTCCCTGTACGCTCCAATTTCCATAATGACGCCGGTCATCGGGACGGACGACCGAAAGGATGATGCGTACACGTCCGTGCTCAAGGGCAAATACGTCCTGCTTTGCGACGACGAACCGACCGTTCTCGAAGGTCTGCGGCGGCTGTTTATCAGCGCGGGCGCACTCGTGGATACTGCCGAATCAATGACGGGCTTCGAAGCGATTCTGGCCGACGAAGGCCGCGCACCCGACGTCCTCGTCACCGATATACGGCTGCGCGAAGGGCCAAACGGCATTGAGCTTGCCGAACGGATCAGGCGGCGTTTCGACTGGGCGGGCGCGCTGCCCGTTGCGTTCATCACGGGCGAGCTGATTTCCCCGCCCTCACTTCGCGATTTTCCCCAGCCTTTCGTGTTGCTGCGCAAGTCTTCCGCGCCAGAAAACACGCTCGTTGAAGTCAGCCAGTTCGTTGCCGCCCAACAGCCGGCAGACTTTTGTCATGGGCGGGATCCGTGACGGGCGGAACGCCAAGTTTGATCCCTCTATCTGCAAGCATCACGATCAGTTCCGTACGGCGCCGCAGATTGAAATGCGCGAGCAGATGACTGATGTATTTCCGTACGGTGATGTCCTCGAGCCCCATTTTCAGCGCGATGACCTTGGATGGAAGCCCGCGTACCAGCCACGCCAAGGTTTCGAACTCTCTCGGAGTCAGTCCCAGTTCAGATGCAGTGCTGATTTCCGAGTTGCCTCCCGAATGGGGGTTCCGAGGTGTATCCGCGGGGGCTTCGTCTGCGCCCAGGGCACGCCTGAGCGTCGCGATGCTTGACGCAGGCAGGAATACGCCGCCGGCCAGCACCGCGCTTATCGCCGCATGAAGCGCTTCGGGAGATGACGATTTGGGCACGTATCCCATGGCGCGAAGTTCGATGCATCGGCCAATGGTTTCCACGCTACCGTCGGCCGAGATCACAATCACCGGTAAAGACGGCCGCGACTCCTTCAATTCGGCAAGCGCGTCGCAACCATGACCATCGGGAAGGTCGAGATCGAGGAAAACGATGTTCAGGAATTCGCCGAGCGCATGATTCAAACCTTGCGACAACGTACTCGCGTGCAGCAACTCGATGTCCGGAAAGATCTGTCTCAGCAGAAGCGCCAATCCGGCTCTGAACAGTTCGTGATCGTCGACGATCAGTACGCGCATTCCATCGTCTCCCAGAACCGCTTTCGAAGCGGGCGGCAATGACACAGCGGATGATTGCTACATCCGTGGCGGTCTTCCGTTGTGTCAGACCAAATAGTATATGCAGTGTACCGATGCCCGGGATGGCGACGGCTGACCCATAGGACATTGCCTCGAAAGTGGCGGTTTTTGCCCGTCGTCCGGCCATTCA
The sequence above is drawn from the Paraburkholderia sprentiae WSM5005 genome and encodes:
- a CDS encoding hybrid sensor histidine kinase/response regulator, with translation MKLSGFVVRNFASADLERAFRTDYARRYAGQRRLAGAASLLLWILFARRDWWLLNRVDPGIVFQVGYLRLAGAVGMAVPICLMWGPRAFDERWVVGLLCVWMLSCWFTLLQLMELYPAALAFREVFPEFLLVLFTIFTLLRLRAVTAAWLVGLGVASFHLTLYLWPRTGASTVGAGWASRGSVLAIMYFVGVVVCIQFERAARREFMFRRTLRAANARVQAASSAVKRQNERMKELVREKERFFSSAYHDIQQPLAAINLFIRSARTKLEAGHAATHDLDVIEETAGDILDMFKNIQDYSELGSYVPSLSPIDTQAVLADVFEQYLEPARSQGIEIRSAMRLRRPPPIESDRSLFKRVLSNLVSNAIKNTRTGGVVIGWVEVGERLRIDVWDTGGGISPAHRDAIFAEYYQIDNPGRDRSKGLGLGLSIVQRVIGILPGHSLRFYSVEGRGSHFSLYAPISIMTPVIGTDDRKDDAYTSVLKGKYVLLCDDEPTVLEGLRRLFISAGALVDTAESMTGFEAILADEGRAPDVLVTDIRLREGPNGIELAERIRRRFDWAGALPVAFITGELISPPSLRDFPQPFVLLRKSSAPENTLVEVSQFVAAQQPADFCHGRDP
- a CDS encoding response regulator — protein: MRVLIVDDHELFRAGLALLLRQIFPDIELLHASTLSQGLNHALGEFLNIVFLDLDLPDGHGCDALAELKESRPSLPVIVISADGSVETIGRCIELRAMGYVPKSSSPEALHAAISAVLAGGVFLPASSIATLRRALGADEAPADTPRNPHSGGNSEISTASELGLTPREFETLAWLVRGLPSKVIALKMGLEDITVRKYISHLLAHFNLRRRTELIVMLADRGIKLGVPPVTDPAHDKSLPAVGRQRTG